A window of the Methanomassiliicoccales archaeon genome harbors these coding sequences:
- a CDS encoding 4Fe-4S binding protein, which produces MIKLPQTYKDLPSTPITFCNTEDNKTGTWRTIRPVINAEKCTRCYICWKFCPDVSVEVDKEGDYPRVNYEYCKGCGICANECPSGAITMEKEMGK; this is translated from the coding sequence ATGATAAAATTGCCCCAAACCTACAAAGATTTGCCATCAACACCGATTACATTTTGCAATACTGAGGATAACAAGACAGGTACTTGGCGCACTATTAGGCCGGTGATCAACGCCGAAAAATGCACTCGCTGCTATATCTGCTGGAAATTCTGTCCAGATGTTAGTGTCGAGGTGGATAAAGAAGGTGACTATCCACGGGTAAACTATGAATACTGTAAGGGATGTGGAATCTGCGCAAATGAATGCCCATCTGGTGCAATCACCATGGAAAAGGAGATGGGAAAATGA